GCTTATAACCTTCTAGACATTTTAAGCCAAATTGATATTTTCAGCGGTTTCCCGATAGAGAAGGCGAAGGAATTCCTACTGATTGTCCGCGAAGAAAAATACAAACGTGGTGATCAGATCATAAAGAAAGGAACTCCGGGAGATAAATTTTATATCATCGCATCCGGAAACGTAAAATTTGAAGGACTTCTCGGAGATGCCGATATAGCACCGATTAAACGATATGGGCAGTATGAATATTTCGGAGAAGCATCTCTCGTTCTAGATCTTCCTAGAGCCGCTGACGTTTTTGCAGAAACAGATGTAGTAGCTCTTACAATAGAGAAGAATAAGTTCTTACAGTTTATTAGAAATACAGATTTAAGACAAAACTTGATTCGACTGAACAGCATTCGTGATAGTAACTCTTGGAAAACACTGTTAGATTCACGCCACTTCAAAGGACTTACAAGCCATCAGGTCACTCAATTAGAAATGATCATGAGACTTTCTAAGGTGAACAAAGGTTCAGTGCTTATCGCGGAAAAAGCGTTTTACCACGAGGCATATATTATTCGTCATGGAAAAGTAAGCGTATATCAACACGGTAAAAAATTAGCCGAGTTGACTGATGGGGATTTCGTTGGAGAGATTTATTCTATATCCAAAAAGCTGGCATCTAATTACACGTTCCAAGCAGAATCAGAAACGGAATTGTTCTCTATTTCTCAGAACGAGCTCATCCAGTACATTAAACGGAATCCCGGCGTTTACATGAGAATGAATACCGTCTACTGACACGGGAGATATAAATGGAAAGAGTCCTACAATTTACCGAAGAGCATGAAGCTTTTCGTGATATGGCGCGCAAGTTTTTCGAAACTGAAGTCGCTCCTCATCATCATGAATGGGAAAAAGTCGGAATGGTTCCGAAAGAACTATGGAAAAAGGCAGGAGCAAGCGGATTGCTTTGCCCAGATGTTCCGGAAGAATATGGTGGATCAGGCGCGGACTTTCTATATAACGTTGTTGTAATAGAAGAATCTTCCAGATCCGGAAACAGCGGATTTTTTGTATCCCTTCACAACGATGTGATCGCTCCTTATATCAGCGCTTATGCAAACGACGAGCAAAAGAAAAGGTGGTTGCCTGGTTGTTGCAGCGGGGATAGCATTTTAGCGGTCGCTATGACAGAACCTGGAGCAGGTTCTGATCTCAAAAACATCAGAACTAGTGCCGTGGATAAGGGTGATCATTATGTGGTCAACGGTCAAAAAACATTTATTTCCAACGGACAGCTTGCAAATTTAGTAATTACTGCCGTGAAACATGAAAACGGCACGATTTCACTTGTTATGATAGAAGAGGGGATGAAAGGTTTCGAAAGAGGCCGTAATCTCGAGAAGATCGGGCTTAAAGCTCAGGATACCTCGGAATTATACTTCAACGACGTAGTAGTTCCTAAAACGAATGTAATCGGAAAAGACGGACAAGGTTTCCGTTATTTGATGATGAAACTCGCACAAGAGCGTCTCGTATTGGCGATTGCAGCGGTCGAAGCCACAGCACTTGTCCAGAGAATGACTCTAAAATATATTAAAGAGAGGATGGCTTTCGGGAAAAAAATCGGAAGTTTTCAACACATCAAATTTCAAATGGCGGAGATGGCTACGGAACTGGAAATGTGCCGTACCTTCGTCGACAAAGTGGTTTCGGAGCACCTTGCTGGAAAAAAATTAACTGTAGAGGCATCTATGGCTAAGTATTATTCCACAGAGATGCAAAAACGTCATACTGACCTTTGCCTCCAATTCTTCGGAGGATACGGTTACATGATGGAATACCCGATCGCAAGAGCGTATTTGGATGCAAGGATCCAGACGATCTACGCGGGAACCACCGAAATCATGAAAGAAATTATTGGTGGAAGTTTAGGACTCTGAAATAATCTCGTAATAGCTATCGTCCAAGGGTAAAATGGATCGAATGGCTCCTTTAGAGAGTATAGTTAGGCGGTGTGTTCGATATGCCGCCTTCCTTATTTTAGCTTCTTCCCTATATTTCATCCCAGTTTCTTCTGCAGAGGCTCAGGTGTCCTGTCTTCCTCCTGCTTCTGGAAACAATGTGTGTAATTTAATTCCTGCCTCCACAGCGGCTCAGTTCAATGGTTTGGAAGAAACCATCCGTAAAGAATATCTGAATGAACTGACCAAGTCTATGGCAGATGCTTCCGTTCTTGCAAACATCAACTCTTCTATGATGGGGCCTGGAACTATCAATCGTTTCCAAATAGGAGCGGGCCTTGGAGTTGCAGGAGTCAAAAAGGACGATATCAATATCCAATATGGCGATATTTCTATTCCCAAGTTCCCGAATGTAGGAGCTTCGATTAACCCAGGAGCAATGGTCGGTGTAAACCTAGGATGGTTACTTGGCCAAGGACCTGCGGACCAACCGGATAAAGATGATAAGAATAAGGATTCTAATAGGTCCTTCCTACATAGGATTAATATCTACGCTCATGGCTTCCAAGGTAATATTGCTAACGGGGATATTAAATCTCTGAGTGATTCAACTTCTAAAGACTTGTCCATGTCAGGGAATGTGAATAGTTTCGGAATGACTGTCCGATTCCAAATCGCTAGGGAAAGATATACTAAACTAGACTTCTTCGGATTTACTGGAATTAGTTTAGGGATCGGCTTTCACAGAAAATGGGAAGAGATCAATATGAATTACCATCCGAGCGGAACAGATGCAGTCAAAGTTGCATTCGGTCCTGCTACAGGTAGATGGGATGCAGATGTTAACTTCGCTTATCAATCTAAGGTGCAATCTGTTCCAATCGATATTAGAACTGGGGTTAGGCTCTTCTATATTTTAACCTTATTTGCAGGTGCGGGTATCTCGAATAATACAGGATATACCAAATTGAATTTGGGAGTAAGTGGACCTTTGTATTTGGCTTTAGATCCTAATGCTTCAGGTCTTCCTCCTCAGGTTATCCAACAGATGAATGGTAACGCAGGTGGAACACTCTCCTTAAGGACCGGCGGATCTGCAGACGTTAGAACACAAATGAACTATATCGTGGGTGGTTTCGAATTGAACATATTAATGTTCAAGGTATTGGCAGAAGCTATGGCTACCGACGATAAGATCTATTCTGCGAACCTAGGCATTAAGTTCGCTTTATAACCGCTTACAGCGATTTCACGAACGTAGCGAGTAAGCCCGGGGAACCGGGCTTTATATTTCTTTTATTTTTATTATAAGCTTATACAAAAAAGGCACGCCTTTTGCAATATTGTTAGTAGAATGCAAAAGTCTGAAATTCATTGGATTTAATGTTCAGGAATTCAGCATTTAGCGTCAAAGGTATCCGATGATCACTACTCCAGGAAAACCTCTACATCTTTCTTGTATCCCAAGGGGCGAGGCTTATGCCCTAAAGGTCAATATTTCCAAAAACGAGATAGGGATCATTTATAGGGTTACGGCAGTTCTTTATGTTCATGGCTGGAATATAGAAGAGGCAATCGCCGAAACTTCCATGGATGGGTATATCCAAGACATCTTTATAGTGAAACGTATAGATGGCGCGCCGATGACGGATGAGCACTTGAATGCGATCCATGCAGATCTTCATGAGCTGTTTTACGGCGGAATGTCCGTAATGAATTATTTGGCGAATCATCCTGAAAAGATGGAAAGTTTAAGAGCCAAGGTGGAAATTTCTCCTGAAATTTTCTTATTCAACTCTGAGATCAGCGATTCTACAGTAATGGATCTTAGAATGGAAGATAGACCAGGTATCTTATTCGAGATTTCTCAGATCTTATTCTTGTTCGGGGTGGACATTCTTTCCTTTAAAGCAGTGACCGATTCTGGCCAGGTAAGAGATACATTCTTACTTAGATTAGAAAGTGGATCCAAGCTGGACGAAAAACTACATTTCCATAGACTCAAAGAAGCGTTAAACGCAGTTCTTTAATTCTTAGGGACCGGCTGTTTTACAAACAGGAATAACCCTAAGAAAAGTAAACTTAAGATCCCTGATAACAAAAAGGAAGTCTGAGGTCCTTTTTGGGAATATACTACGCTGAATATAATCGGAGAAATCCCTCTTCCGAAAGATCCTAAACTTCTTAATATCCCCAGATTTTTTCCCTGCTCGCTTGGAGAAGAGAATAAGGATACGATAGAAGATACAGTAGGATTTAAGAATGCACTTCCCATTGCTAAAAATGTCAAAGCCACGAATAACAGAAATGTGGATTGTTCTGATGCGATGACCGATGCGCTCGAAAAATATAAGAAAGAAAATCCTAATATTAAAAATACGGATGCGAGAAGTCCTACTTTCTTTTCAGGAACTTTTCCGCTGATCCTACGAATAATCCCACCTTGTACGAATACGATGATAAGTCCTATATAAACAAAAGTGTAACCTATACTTACCGGTTTATATCCTAAAAATTGATCCAAGTAAAAGTTAAGAGAGAATTCGAATCCAGAGAAGAACAGCAAGAAATATAAATTTAGAAAACCTAAATACATGATCTCTTTGGAGCCAAGATCAAAAACTCCTAATGCAGGGTGAATTCTTCCGGAAGATTTTTTACGTAAATTATGGGGAAGTGTTTCTCTGAATCTAAAAAGTATTAGGAGTAAATTTACGAAAGATGCTGCAGTCGCCATCAGCGCTACAGAAGGGAAGATTGTCATCTTCTCCAAAGGTAAAAAAGGAAGAATGTAAGAAGGATCCGTATGAGCTAAAATTCCACCGATAGAAGGGCCTGCAATAAATCCAAGACCAATACCGGCTCCAATCATTCCCATTCCTTTGGTACGATCCTGCTCAGAAGTGGAATCAGCCATCGCAGCTGTTGCCACAGATACATTCCCGCCCATAAGACCTGTGATGAGTCTAGAAAGAACGAATAAGGAAAAACTTCCTGAGCATAACCAGACCAAATATCCTAAAAAACTACCTGTGCACGTAAAAACTAAAACAGGTCTACGGCCAGTACTGTCTGAAAGTTTTCCCCAGATAGGTGAGAACAAAAATTGAAGGATAGAATATAAACTGGCTACGATCCCACCGAAAAGTGCTACGAAAAGTTTCCAGTCGCTTGTTCTCCCATCCAAAATGCGGGAAGTCCAACCAGCCAAAAGATCCAGGACTGGATCTCCTGCTTGAGCTAGGAAATGATTTAAAGTTTCCGGAAAGATAGGGAAGATGAGGGAAAATCCCATCATGTCAATGAAGACTGTAAGTATTAATATGAAGGATTGTTTCCTCATCATTGGTGGCCTGAATAAGATGAGGCCTAGTATCCGGGACCCTGTTTGTTTGTCCCGAATTTTTCTAGGGTATAACTTTTATCAAGTTTTCCGAATTTTACTTTTTAGTAAGCTTTTTCAGCTCTTCTAAAGCTGACTTAGCTTTTGTTTTAAATTCTTCTGGAAGGGCCTCGTCAATTTGTAGGGAAATTTTTTCGAAATTCTCTTTGAGTTGGCTTATCACAGCTTTAGAACTTTCGTTTGCGTTCAGAAGTTTATCCTGAGCGTCTCCTACAGTTTTCTGGATCAGATCCCTAAGTCTATTTGCTTGTTCCGATTGGTTCTGTGCTCCCTTACTTTTCAGATCCTGGTAGGCATGATCTAGATCGGAAAGGCTTTGTTTTAGTTTATCTTCTCCGGATTGAAATAATGCGATTCCGGCGTTTAGGATGTCCATTAGAGATTTTTCCATGATTGTTGCTCCGAGGGGACCAAGGATACAGAAGGAAAGGACTTAGGTCCAGTATGTTCGAGGGAAAAATCCGATTTTTTACTGATTTGAAAAGAAATTAGGAGGGGTTTTCCAGAAGTTTACGGATCTGGTCCCTGATCTTTGCTGCAGTCTCATAATCCTCAGCTTTTAGAGCATTGTCTAAAGAATCCTGTAGGATCTCCAACTGGGACTTAGGAAGCTGAGAAATTTTTTCTTTTCCGATGGTCTCGCCAGGGATCTCATCGTCTTTCATTACGATCCCAGCTTCTTCGATGACTTTTTTTGCTAGATAGATGGGAGCGTTAGCGCGAAGAGCAAGTGCAATTGAGTCACTCGGTCTTGCGTCTAGAACGATCAGTTCCTCGTCTTTACGTAGAGTGATCTTTGCGTAGAAAGTATTATCTATGATTTCTTCGATTGCGATTTTTACGATCTGAACTCCCAGAGTGGTGAGTAGAATTGTCATCAGATCGTGTGTCATTGGTCTTGGAGGTTTTGTACCTTCTAAAACCGAAGTGATGGAATGTGTTT
The genomic region above belongs to Leptospira saintgironsiae and contains:
- a CDS encoding acyl-CoA dehydrogenase family protein; the encoded protein is MERVLQFTEEHEAFRDMARKFFETEVAPHHHEWEKVGMVPKELWKKAGASGLLCPDVPEEYGGSGADFLYNVVVIEESSRSGNSGFFVSLHNDVIAPYISAYANDEQKKRWLPGCCSGDSILAVAMTEPGAGSDLKNIRTSAVDKGDHYVVNGQKTFISNGQLANLVITAVKHENGTISLVMIEEGMKGFERGRNLEKIGLKAQDTSELYFNDVVVPKTNVIGKDGQGFRYLMMKLAQERLVLAIAAVEATALVQRMTLKYIKERMAFGKKIGSFQHIKFQMAEMATELEMCRTFVDKVVSEHLAGKKLTVEASMAKYYSTEMQKRHTDLCLQFFGGYGYMMEYPIARAYLDARIQTIYAGTTEIMKEIIGGSLGL
- a CDS encoding Lsa36 family surface (lipo)protein; this translates as MDRMAPLESIVRRCVRYAAFLILASSLYFIPVSSAEAQVSCLPPASGNNVCNLIPASTAAQFNGLEETIRKEYLNELTKSMADASVLANINSSMMGPGTINRFQIGAGLGVAGVKKDDINIQYGDISIPKFPNVGASINPGAMVGVNLGWLLGQGPADQPDKDDKNKDSNRSFLHRINIYAHGFQGNIANGDIKSLSDSTSKDLSMSGNVNSFGMTVRFQIARERYTKLDFFGFTGISLGIGFHRKWEEINMNYHPSGTDAVKVAFGPATGRWDADVNFAYQSKVQSVPIDIRTGVRLFYILTLFAGAGISNNTGYTKLNLGVSGPLYLALDPNASGLPPQVIQQMNGNAGGTLSLRTGGSADVRTQMNYIVGGFELNILMFKVLAEAMATDDKIYSANLGIKFAL
- a CDS encoding MFS transporter; translated protein: MRKQSFILILTVFIDMMGFSLIFPIFPETLNHFLAQAGDPVLDLLAGWTSRILDGRTSDWKLFVALFGGIVASLYSILQFLFSPIWGKLSDSTGRRPVLVFTCTGSFLGYLVWLCSGSFSLFVLSRLITGLMGGNVSVATAAMADSTSEQDRTKGMGMIGAGIGLGFIAGPSIGGILAHTDPSYILPFLPLEKMTIFPSVALMATAASFVNLLLILFRFRETLPHNLRKKSSGRIHPALGVFDLGSKEIMYLGFLNLYFLLFFSGFEFSLNFYLDQFLGYKPVSIGYTFVYIGLIIVFVQGGIIRRISGKVPEKKVGLLASVFLILGFSFLYFSSASVIASEQSTFLLFVALTFLAMGSAFLNPTVSSIVSLFSSPSEQGKNLGILRSLGSFGRGISPIIFSVVYSQKGPQTSFLLSGILSLLFLGLFLFVKQPVPKN
- a CDS encoding phasin-related domain-containing protein; this encodes MEKSLMDILNAGIALFQSGEDKLKQSLSDLDHAYQDLKSKGAQNQSEQANRLRDLIQKTVGDAQDKLLNANESSKAVISQLKENFEKISLQIDEALPEEFKTKAKSALEELKKLTKK
- a CDS encoding bifunctional nuclease domain-containing protein, which gives rise to MDLLEATIYNISLTNVGFAVFLKAKDDSDQRVVPIFIGPLETHSITSVLEGTKPPRPMTHDLMTILLTTLGVQIVKIAIEEIIDNTFYAKITLRKDEELIVLDARPSDSIALALRANAPIYLAKKVIEEAGIVMKDDEIPGETIGKEKISQLPKSQLEILQDSLDNALKAEDYETAAKIRDQIRKLLENPS